A stretch of the Apteryx mantelli isolate bAptMan1 chromosome 3, bAptMan1.hap1, whole genome shotgun sequence genome encodes the following:
- the LBR gene encoding delta(14)-sterol reductase LBR has translation MKETGGRVVEMDLQKNWLWGSFWKMPNRRFADGEVVMGRWPGSVLYYEVQVTGYNDVTHLYTVKYKDGTELELKESDIRSQSSFKHRKSQSSSSSPSRRSASRSRSRSPGRPAKGRRRSSSQSRERKDDKKKTIQETNLVLLKLNENNTRRYNGEPDSTERNDTSCKILEQKFKPDLEIERVLEKYSLHPRKEEKKKEEIYSEKKIFETVKTIEKPSPKTKELEFGGRIGTFTMIFFLPATVFYLLLMCKQDDPSLMNFPPPLPALESLWEARVFGVFLLWFFLQALFYLLPIGKVVEGLPLSNGRKLQYRINGFYAFVFTAAAIGALLYFQFELHYLYDHFMQFAVSAATFSMGLSIYLYVRSLKTPEEDLAPGGNSGYFVYDFFTGHELNPRIGSFDLKYFCELRPGLIGWVVINLAMLLAEMKIHNQSMPSLAMVLVNSFQLLYVVDALWNEEAILTTMDITHDGFGFMLAFGDLVWVPFVYSLQAFYLVSHPTAISWPAASAITILNCIGYYIFRSANSQKNKFRRNPADPKLAYLKYIPTATGKGLLVTGWWGFVRHPNYLGDIIMALAWSLPCGFNHILPYFYVIYFICLLIHREARDEHHCKKKYGLAWERYCQRVPYRIFPYIY, from the exons ATGAAAGAGACTGGTGGAAGAGTAGTAGAGATGGATCTCCAAAAGAACTGGCTTTGGG gtTCCTTTTGGAAAATGCCAAACCGGAGGTTTGCTGATGGTGAGGTGGTGATGGGTCGTTGGCCAGGAAGTGTCCTCTATTATGAAGTACAAGTGACTGGTTACAACGATGTTACTCACCTTTATACCGTTAAGTACAAAGATGGGACTGAACTTGAGTTGAAAGAAAGTGATATAAGG TCACAATCATCATTCAAGCACAGGAAAAGCCAGTCTTCTTCAAGTTCTCCTTCCAGAAGAAGTGCTAGCAGATCTCGATCTAGGTCTCCTGGGCGGCCAGCAAAAGGCAGACGTCGTTCTTCCTCCCAAAGCAGAGAACGTAAAGATGACAAAAAGAAAACCATTCAGGAAACCAACCTAGTTCTCCTG aAACTGAATGAGAACAACACCAGAAGATACAATGGTGAACCTGACAGTACAGAGAGAAATGATACTTCCTGCAAAATCTTGGAG CAAAAGTTCAAACCAGACCTGGAAATAGAGCGTGTGCTTGAGAAGTACAGCTTGCatccaagaaaagaagaaaagaaaaaagaagagatatattcagaaaaaaagatttttgagaCAGTAAAAACAATTGAAAAACCATCACCAAAAACAAAGGAGCTAGAGTTTGGTGGAAGAATTG GGACCTTCACTATGATATTTTTCCTGCCTGCTACTGTATTCTACTTGCTGTTGATGTGCAAACAGGATGACCCCAGTCTTATGAActtccctcctcctctgccagctttGGAAAGTCTTTGGGAGGCGAGGGTGTTTGGTGTCTTCCTTCTGTGGTTTTTCCTTCAAGCTCTGTTCTACTTACTGCCAATTGGAAAG GTTGTAGAAGGCCTGCCACTTTCAAACGGAAGGAAACTGCAGTACAGGATAAATG GATTTTATGCTTTTGTGTTCACTGCTGCAGCTATTGGAGCTTTATTGTATTTTCAATTTGAACTTCACTATTTGTATGATCACTTCATGCAATTTGCAGTATCAGCTGCAACTTTTTCTATGGGACTGAGCATTTATCTGTATGTCCGGTCCCTGAAAACACCGGAGGAAGACCTAGCACCAGGTGGAAATTCAG GGTATTTTGTTTATGACTTCTTTACTGGACATGAATTAAATCCTCGTATTGGCAGTTTTGACCTCAAATACTTCTGTGAGTTGCGTCCAGGATTAATTGGCTGG gtCGTTATCAACTTGGCAATGCTCTTGGCTGAGATGAAGATACATAATCAAAGTATGCCATCTCTGGCAATGGTACTGGTGAATAGCTTTCAACTTCTTTATGTGGTGGATGCTCTTTGGAATGAG GAAGCTATTTTGACTACAATGGATATTACCCACGATGGATTTGGATTCATGCTGGCATTTGGAGATTTGGTGTGGGTTCCCtttgtctacagtctgcaggccTTCTATTTAGTCAGTCACCCTACTGCAATTTCATGGCCTGCTGCTTCTGCAATTACGATTCTGAATT gTATTGGGTATTACATATTCCGTAGCGCAAAttctcagaaaaataaattccGAAGGAATCCCGCAGATCCTAAATTGGCCT ACCTGAAATATATACCCACTGCGACTGGAAAAGGGCTGCTTGTCACGGGTTGGTGGGGTTTTGTTCGTCACCCTAATTATCTTGGTGACATCATCATGGCTCTCGCATGGTCCCTACCCTGTG GTTTTAATCATATTCTACCATATTTTTATGTGATTTATTTCATCTGCTTGCTCATTCATCGAGAAGCTCGTGATGAACATCATTGTAAGAAAAAATATGGTTTGGCATGGGAAAGGTATTGTCAGCGTGTACCATACCGCATATTTCCATACATCTATTAA